One Chlamydiales bacterium genomic window, CATGTATGATGAATGGCTAGACCTCCTAAAGGGAGAGGTAGTTGAAAGCGTTGATACCAGAGTTTACCAAGGTCAGTAATCTCGAAGAGCTGCATTGAAGAATAGGTGAAACAAGTTTCGTGAATCACCACACCACAATCAACACTACCATGATTGATCAAGTCTATGACTTCATGATATAAGCAAAATTTTTTTTTACTTATCATCGGTAGAAATTTTTTTATCAGCAAATGGGCTGTTGTCTCTTCGCCAGGAATAGCGATCCGTTTTTCTGATATTTCATCGATGGAAAAAGGAGTCTTTGATAGAACTTTTGGACCACAGTCGAATCCAAATGCTGATCCAATGGGGAGGAGTTGGTAGTGATCACATACATTTTTAAAACAATTAAAAGAAATTTTAATCAAAGGATAGTCTCCTCGATAAGCTAATTGATTTAAATGCTGAATATCTGCGAGAAGGACCTTAGGAGGAGGAGAGATTAATCCTTTCATCCAGCCATAAAATAAATATATATCATTAGGACACGGAGAGATGGCGATCTTTATCATGAAACTTGTTGTTCTTTGAAAAGAGTTTTAAAAGTTGTCAGATTCTTTACAAATTACATTGAAAACCATTTAAATGAAAATCTCTTCTTTTACTCAAAATAAAATAATTTTTTATAATGCATGCATTTTTTCAATTGCAGATTTTAGTTCAGTATTTTCAGGCTTATCAAATGCGCCTTGATTTTTTAGCCATTTTAAATAGGACACTGGGACTTCACTTAGAGGTTTTCCTTGATATTTTCCAAAAGGCATCGTATCGCTTTTTTTTTCCTCATCGAGTAAATCTAATACGATTTCGGGTAATAAATCATCGATCATGACAGTGAAAATCTGATAGAGAGTCATAACATCATCCAAAGCACGGTGAGCATTATTCATATTAAATCCGTAAATCTGACGTAGAAATTGCAGATTATGGCGTGGTAAGTCAGGACGGTATTTACGAGCCCATTTCAAAGAATCAACCATATCGTAATTAAGTAGTTCAATTTGATTTCGTTTAAATTCTTGAATCAGAAAATGTTTATCAAAATTCTCATTGTTATGTGCCACGAGAATAGTGTCTTCATTACAAAAGGCTAGAAATGCATTTCCTACTTCAGCAAAAGAGGGGGCTTGAGCTACCATATCATTCGTAATCCCATGGATATCAGAAGCTTCTTTAGGAATAGGGATTCCAGGATTCACAAGCTTTGAAAAGGTACGCTCTGTTGTTGGATCATAGGCCGCGATCTCGACAATACGATCTTTATCAGGCCTTATTCCAGTCGTTTCAGTATCGTAATAAATAAAATGCTTAGGAATTTTTAACTCATTGGGTTTTTAAACAATCATTCATCTTAATGCTTATCTCTGTGATTCTGCAATCACACACTATGGATAAAAAACCAATATACACTTTTAATAGGTTATTATCTTTTAATTCTATTATCTCCCTGGAATCAGTGATCGGGGTTTTTCACCTGTAACATGAGGGTTATTTGTATTAGGCAGCGTTGAAATAGAATCGTTATTTGGCATTTTATAGATACAACTAGTGAGGGTAAAAAGGATAGTAAGAGAGAGAAGACTCAGTTTCATAACAAACCTTAATTTTAGTGAGGACATTAATCAATAGAAAAGATAATCACAATGAAAAAAGAGCTTTTTTTGCAATTGCAATGATTTCATTAAATGCTCCTTGTAAAATTTGACTAAAAAATCCTCCTGTAACAGCAATGATTGTCAGTCCAACAAAGATTTGGATTGGAAATCCGTTCCAAAAGATATGTAAGAAAGGGAAAAAACGGGCCAAAATAGCAAAAGAAGAGATCAAGATTAGGAGAAAAATCATTGGAAAAAGTGCATATGAGAGGCCTTGTATAAAAAGTTTTCCAAAGGCTTCAGTGAATCCCGTGATAAGATGAAAAGAAAAAACAAAATGGCTCTCGTATAACAAACGTAGTACAACATGATGAAAGTCAAGAGAAAAGAAAATAGTGAAAACTGTGGTCATAAAAAAATAAGACATAAGAGGATACTCATTATGAGATAAAGGATTGAGAATTTCATAAGCAGAAAACCCTCCTAATGTTCCAATAATTTGTCCAGCAAAAGCAGCTGCTTGAAAGATTAGAGAGCAAAGAAAACCGATCAGATAACCGATCATCGCCTCACGCATGATTTGCATAGCTAAAAGGAGAGGATGATCTGGTATAAGTCTCGACTGAACAAAGAAGGGTGGAAAAAGAATAAGAGAAGAGGATAGGGCCAGCCCAATACGGATCCATAAAGAGATATTGTGTTTATGGAAAAAAGGAGAAAAGAGAAAAAATCCTATACTACGAGAAAATAGAAGCAAGAAAGGTAAAAATTCATTGGATATAATTGACAAGTGAGGAGACCTTATCCCATTGGTGAATCAAAAGATTGTTTGTGAACTTAGTAAGAATTTTAAGTATCCATGGAAAAAATAGTGTTAAAGCAAACGCAAGGAGAAGGATTTTTGGAACAAACGTTAAGGTCATCTCTTGGATTTGTGTAATCGACTGAATCAGTGAAATGATTAAACCAACAATCATGGCTAGAAGAAGAAAAGGGGTGCTAATTTCAATTGCTGTATAAAGCGTTTGACGTACGATGTATGTGATTTGCTCTGGTGTCATTTTAGAAATACTTATTTAAATTTGAAGGTCGATTCATTGATAGCCTCCAACAATTTGTTGTACCACAAGTCTCCATCCATCGACTACCACAAAGAAGAGGATTTTAAAAGGGAATGAGATCATGACTGGTGGAAGCATTACCATTCCCATCGACATCAATAATGAGGTAATGACCATATCAATCACAAGAAAGGGTAAAAATAGTAGAAAACCAAGCATAAAAGCAGTGCGAAGTTCAGAGAGGACAAACCCAGGAATCACGCAATACCAAGGAATTTCATCTAATTTATTATTCATTAGTTTAATACGAGCCATATCTAAGAAAAGCTCTAAATCTTTCTCACGAGTATGGTAAATCATAAATGTTCTTAAGGGAGGCCATGCCTTTTCCAGGATTTTTTCATAAGGGGTTTCTTTCTCTTGTATATAAGGAGTAATGGCTTTTTCGTAGATTTCTGTAATGACTGGATGCATGATATATCCTGTCAAAATCAAAGAGAGGCCAATAATAATTTGTGAGGAGGGAACAGATGTACTTAATGCCTGACGTAAAAATGTCAAAACAATCGAAATACGAGTAAATGATGTCATGAGAATAAATACAAAAGGGATAAGAATGAGAAAAAGAGTAGAACCAACAAGATAAGGGTTATTCACATATTTTCCAAAATTCTCGATTCGGAAAAAGATCCAATCGATTAATTATTCTTAGAGGCTAGTTTTTTTAATCTTTTTATCAAGGGTTCTTTAGTCAGGCTTTTTTCTTGACTGTATTCAGTCATTTTCTCCTCTATTTTGATATCAGGAGGTAGTTGAGTCACGAGTTGAATTCCAGCTTGTGATTCAGCAATTAATACACCTGTACCGAAAACATCAATTAAATAAAGAGAAGATTTTGAGTTTAATGCACGTCGTTCAAGAATTTTAATTCCAGTTGAACGATTAAGATGAGCAATACGCGAACGCATTAACCATTTCATGATATAAACACTCACAAAAATCAAAATGAGAATCAGTCCTAACATGGTTAACATATTTATAAACTGCCCCCAGTAATCGTAGCTTTGTCCCACAACTTCTTCAGACACTGTTTCAGTTACCAAACCTGTTCCTAAAAAAACCATCTTTTAACTCCTTATATCAAAAAAAAAAAATAAA contains:
- a CDS encoding MqnA/MqnD/SBP family protein, whose translation is MKGLISPPPKVLLADIQHLNQLAYRGDYPLIKISFNCFKNVCDHYQLLPIGSAFGFDCGPKVLSKTPFSIDEISEKRIAIPGEETTAHLLIKKFLPMISKKKFCLYHEVIDLINHGSVDCGVVIHETCFTYSSMQLFEITDLGKLWYQRFQLPLPLGGLAIHHTCPDKENIIKILRQSLAYAHRNFFSIQPFILKYSQEKNPNVIENHIKTYVTEETENLSEVGFKAIETLLEICLEKYLYLPQRLKHT
- a CDS encoding DUF3820 family protein; the encoded protein is MYYDTETTGIRPDKDRIVEIAAYDPTTERTFSKLVNPGIPIPKEASDIHGITNDMVAQAPSFAEVGNAFLAFCNEDTILVAHNNENFDKHFLIQEFKRNQIELLNYDMVDSLKWARKYRPDLPRHNLQFLRQIYGFNMNNAHRALDDVMTLYQIFTVMIDDLLPEIVLDLLDEEKKSDTMPFGKYQGKPLSEVPVSYLKWLKNQGAFDKPENTELKSAIEKMHAL
- a CDS encoding flagellar biosynthetic protein FliR; the protein is MSIISNEFLPFLLLFSRSIGFFLFSPFFHKHNISLWIRIGLALSSSLILFPPFFVQSRLIPDHPLLLAMQIMREAMIGYLIGFLCSLIFQAAAFAGQIIGTLGGFSAYEILNPLSHNEYPLMSYFFMTTVFTIFFSLDFHHVVLRLLYESHFVFSFHLITGFTEAFGKLFIQGLSYALFPMIFLLILISSFAILARFFPFLHIFWNGFPIQIFVGLTIIAVTGGFFSQILQGAFNEIIAIAKKALFSL
- a CDS encoding flagellar biosynthetic protein FliQ, producing MTPEQITYIVRQTLYTAIEISTPFLLLAMIVGLIISLIQSITQIQEMTLTFVPKILLLAFALTLFFPWILKILTKFTNNLLIHQWDKVSSLVNYIQ
- the fliP gene encoding flagellar type III secretion system pore protein FliP (The bacterial flagellar biogenesis protein FliP forms a type III secretion system (T3SS)-type pore required for flagellar assembly.): MNNPYLVGSTLFLILIPFVFILMTSFTRISIVLTFLRQALSTSVPSSQIIIGLSLILTGYIMHPVITEIYEKAITPYIQEKETPYEKILEKAWPPLRTFMIYHTREKDLELFLDMARIKLMNNKLDEIPWYCVIPGFVLSELRTAFMLGFLLFLPFLVIDMVITSLLMSMGMVMLPPVMISFPFKILFFVVVDGWRLVVQQIVGGYQ
- a CDS encoding flagellar biosynthetic protein FliO codes for the protein MVFLGTGLVTETVSEEVVGQSYDYWGQFINMLTMLGLILILIFVSVYIMKWLMRSRIAHLNRSTGIKILERRALNSKSSLYLIDVFGTGVLIAESQAGIQLVTQLPPDIKIEEKMTEYSQEKSLTKEPLIKRLKKLASKNN